Part of the bacterium genome is shown below.
TCCGAAGAGGTGGTAAAGGGCGGGGATCAGTTTCCTGGATGTCAGGTCACCCGAGGCCCCTATGATGACCAGCGTGCACGGGTCGGAGGGCGGCTGGAGAAGGCAGCCCCCTGATGGAGGGTCGGCTGTGGTGTGGCCCTCGACCACGGCGGAAAGTTCAGTGTCCGTATCTGGTTTTTTATCGTCCATCCAATGGCATCCTTTTGTTCAAACTTTCCACCGTGGGAAGAGGGGAGGAGGGGGAAAGGTGAAAAGGGGACAGGAAAATGTTTGATCTCGCCTCTTCTCCTCCTCTCTTTTTCTCCTCTTCCTGTTATTTCTTTTTTACAGCATGCCCCCCGAACTCCCGTCTTAACGCGGCCAGGACCCGGTTGGAAAAGGAGTTGTCCTGCCTGGATCTGAACCGGGCAAAGAGGGATAGGGTTATAACAGGGGCAGGTACGGAAGTATCGATAGCCTGCTGGACGGTCCAGCGGCCCTCTCCGGAATCGTCCACGTGCCCTGTGATCTCATCCAGGCGGGCATCGTTTTTAAACGCTTCCTCGGCAAGCTCCAGCAGCCATGACCGGATCACGCTGCCCTGGTTCCACAGGTGAGAGACCTGGGAGTAGTCGAGGGCAGGTCCATACTCGGAAGCCTCCAGGATCTCGAACCCTTCACCGTAGGCCTGCATCATCCCGTATTCGATACCGTTGTGGACCATCTTGACGAAATGTCCCGCGCCGGTGGGCCCGCAATACAGATAACCTTCTTCCGGTGCCAGGGTCTTGAAGACCGGTTCCAGATGATCGAA
Proteins encoded:
- the gnd gene encoding decarboxylating 6-phosphogluconate dehydrogenase, whose product is MQIAMLGLGRMGMNMARRLLGGGHDVIGFNRTRDKTDELVKEGGTGAYSLEEVVSKLEAPRTVWIMLPAGKPVDDTISQLKGLLDPGDTIIEGGNSYYKDDIRRAGELAPAGIAYVDAGVSGGIWGLKLGYCTMVGGPRERFDHLEPVFKTLAPEEGYLYCGPTGAGHFVKMVHNGIEYGMMQAYGEGFEILEASEYGPALDYSQVSHLWNQGSVIRSWLLELAEEAFKNDARLDEITGHVDDSGEGRWTVQQAIDTSVPAPVITLSLFARFRSRQDNSFSNRVLAALRREFGGHAVKKK